In Aegilops tauschii subsp. strangulata cultivar AL8/78 chromosome 3, Aet v6.0, whole genome shotgun sequence, one genomic interval encodes:
- the LOC109775533 gene encoding putative ripening-related protein 6 — protein sequence MASTTNAAVIFGILVFLQVSCAVSRHPAEGKFELRQNVPAVMTVNGFQEGEGGGGPASCDGQYHSDDEFVVSLSSEWYAGGARCGRTIRIVDTSNIGIDAKVVDECAGCDNEVGASSHIWKNFHLDTSLGQVDIKWSDLDS from the coding sequence ATGGCGAGCACGACCAATGCCGCGGTGATTTTCGGCATCCTAGTTTTTCTGCAGGTGTCGTGCGCCGTTTCCAGGCACCCCGCGGAAGGTAAGTTCGAGCTTCGGCAGAACGTTCCGGCGGTGATGACGGTGAACGGCTTCcaggaaggagaggggggcggcgggcCGGCGTCTTGTGACGGCCAGTACCACAGCGACGATGAGTTCGTGGTGTCGCTGTCCTCGGAGTGGTACGCAGGCGGGGCACGGTGCGGCAGGacgatccgcatcgtcgacacttCCAATATCGGCATAGACGCCAAGGTAGTTGATGAGTGCGCCGGCTGCGACAACGAGGTGGGCGCCTCGTCCCATATCTGGAAGAACTTCCATCTTGACACCAGCCTCGGCCAGGTGGACATCAAATGGTCGGACCTGGACTCCTAA